One segment of Canis aureus isolate CA01 chromosome 27, VMU_Caureus_v.1.0, whole genome shotgun sequence DNA contains the following:
- the LOC144299423 gene encoding DNA topoisomerase 3-beta-1-like — protein sequence MSSHKGLNGTCSVHEYSGTFAGQPVRFQMTSVCGHVMTLDFLGKYNKWDKVDPAELFSQAPTEKKEANPKLNMVKFLQVEGKGCDYIVLWLDCDKEGENICFEVLDAVLPVMNPTHSGEKTVFRARFSSITDTDICAAMARLGEPDHNEALSVDARQELDLRIGCAFTRFQTKYFQGKYGNLDSSLISFGPCQTPTLGFCVERHDKIQSFKPETYWVLQAKVNADKDRSLLLDWDRVRVFDREIAQMFLNLTKLEKEAQVGLPHVYLSRLLGAGVDLGCLWLEE from the exons ATGTCCTCCCACAAAGGGCTGAACGGAACATGCTCCGTGCATGAGTACAGCGGGACCTTTGCTGGCCAGCCCGTCCGCTTCCAGATGACATCCGTCTGTGGTCATGTGATGACCTTGGATTTCCTGG GAAAGTACAACAAATGGGACAAGGTGGACCCCGCAGAGCTGTTCAGCCAAGCCCCGACAGAGAAGAAGGAGGCTAACCCCAAGCTGAACATGGTGAAGTTCCTGCAG GTGGAGGGCAAAGGCTGCGACTATATTGTGCTATGGCTGGACTGCGACAAGGAGGGAGAGAACATCTGTTTTGAG GTCCTGGACGCTGTGCTGCCCGTCATGAATCCAACCCATAGTGGCGAAAAGACCGTGTTCCGGGCCAGGTTCAGCTCCATCACAGACACGGACATCTGTGCTGCCATGGCCCGCCTGGGCGAGCCAGACCACAACGAGGCGCTGTCGGTGGACGCCAGGCAAGAGCTGGACCTGCGCATCGGCTGTGCGTTCACCAG ATTTCAAACTAAGTACTTCCAGGGAAAATATGGCAATCTAGACAGCTCCCTCATCTCCTTTGGGCCATGTCAAACCCCTACCCTGGGCTTCTGCGTGGAGAGACATGATAAAATCCAGTCCTTCAAACCGGAGACGTACTGGGTGCTGCAGGCCAAG GTCAATGCCGATAAAGACAGATCTCTTCTTTTGGACTGGGACCGAGTACGAGTGTTCGACCGGGAGATCGCACAGATGTTTTTAAACTTGACAAAGCTGGAGAAGGAAGCCCAGGTGGGCCTGCCCCACGTGTATCTGTCACGTTTGCTCGGGGCAGGGGTAGACCTTGGATGCCTCTGGCTAGAAGAGTAG